The DNA sequence TCGGCGTCACCGGCCGCCGCCTCGGCCTCGCCTCGGATGCGCGCACGCGGTTCGAACGGGGCGTGGATCCGGGCTTCATGGATGATGGGCTTCACCTGCTGACCCAGCTCGTGCTGGAGATCTGCGGGGGCGAGGCGAGCGAGGTGGTGCGGGCCGGGAGTCCGCCGATGGAGACCGCCGCCGTAGCCTATGATCCGGCGCTGGCGGCGCGGCTGGGCGGGGTGGATATTCCCGCCACTGAGCAGCAGGCCATCCTGGAAAGGCTGGGCTTTTCCGTGGGTTCGGACTGGCTGGTGCAGGCCCCGACCTGGCGGCCCGATGTGGCGGGTGCGGCCGATCTGGTGGAGGAGGTGGTGCGTATCCACGGCCTCGATAAGGTCGAAAGCGTCGCTCTGCCGCGCGCGCAAGGGGTGGCGAAGCCCACTGCGACGCCTGTGCAATTGATTGATCGTAAACTTCGCCGCGCCGCCGCCGGGCGGGGGCTGAACGAAGCGGTGACCTGGTCCTTCCTGCCGGAGTGGGAGGCGGAGCATTTCGCCACCGGCAATGGCGGCCTGTGGCTGCTGGACAATCCGATCAGCGAAGACATGAAGGCGATGCGCCCGTCGCTGCTGCCCGGCCTGCTGGCGGCGGCGAAGCGCAATCTCGATCGCGGCGCTTCCGGGCTGCGGCTGTTCGAGATCGGCCGCGCCTATCTGCGCGGCGAGGGCGGGATGAGCGACGAGCGCCATGTGCTGGCGGTGGTGCTGGCGGGCGAGAAGGCCCCGCGGGGCTGGGCCAGCGGCAAGGCGACCTATTTCGATGCCTTCGATGCCAAGGCCGAGGCCGAAGCGCTGCTGGGCGCAGCGGGCGTGGCGGTGGACAAGCTGCAGGTGATGGCGCCGGATCAGGCCGGGCCCGGGCCGCAGTTCCACCCGGGCCAGTCCGCCACCTTGCGGCTCGGCCCCAAGACCGTGCTCGCCCGCTTCGGCGCCTTCCACCCGCGCACCCTGGAGGCCTTCGACGTGGAAGGCCCGGTGGTCGGGCTGGAGCTGTTCCTCGATGCGATTCCGGCGCGCAAGGGCGCGGCGGGCTTCGCCCGGGCGGCCTATAGCCCGCCGGCGCTGCAGCCGGTCGCGCGCGATTTCGCCTTCCTGGTGGATGCCGCGCTTCCGGCGGGCGATCTGCTGCGGATGGTGAAGGGCGCGGACAAGGCTAACATCGTGGACGCGCGCATCTTCGACGATTTCCGCGGCGCGGGCGTGCCCGAAGGCCGCAAGTCGCTGGCGGTGGAAATCACCCTGCAGCCGGGCGAGAAGAGCTTCACCGAGGACGAGATCCGCGCGATTTCCGACCGGGTGGTGGCCGCCGCCGCGAAGCTGGGTGCGGAGCTGCGTGGATGACATCCAACCGCCGGACCTTCGCGATCATTTCCCATCCCGACGCGGGCAAGACCACACTGACCGAGAAGCTGCTGCTGCAGGGCGGCGCGATCCATCTTGCCGGCGAGGTGAAGGCGCGCGGCCAGGCGCGGCGTGCCCGCTCCGACTGGATGAAGATCGAGCAGCAGCGCGGCATCTCGGTGACGTCCAGCGTGATGACCTTCGAGCGCGATGGCGTGACCTTCAACCTCCTGGACACGCCGGGCCACGAGGATTTCTCGGAAGACACCTATCGCACGCTCACCGCGGTCGATTCCGCCATCATGGTGATCGACGCGGCCAAGGGTATCGAGCCGCAGACCCG is a window from the Altererythrobacter sp. B11 genome containing:
- the pheT gene encoding phenylalanine--tRNA ligase subunit beta, producing the protein MKFSLDWLRQFLETGASAEEIAAKLNAIGIEVEGVEDPAEKLSGFRIAHVLTAAPHPDADKLQVLTVDTGEGDPLQVVCGAPNARAGMKGVLGLPGAVVPANGMQLRKSAIRGVESNGMMCSVRELELGEEHDGIIELPTDAPIGLPFADYRGVSPIFDVSITPNRPDCMGVYGIARDLAAAGLGTLRPISLQDVPASFPCPVEIRTDDPPGCPAFYGRVIRGVKNGASPEWMQAALRDAGQRPISALVDITNYLMLGYGRPAHVYDLARLRGAVVARRARDGEEVLALNEKTYRLDGEMTVIADEAGVHDIAGIMGGEESGVSEGTTDVLLEIAYFDPERIGVTGRRLGLASDARTRFERGVDPGFMDDGLHLLTQLVLEICGGEASEVVRAGSPPMETAAVAYDPALAARLGGVDIPATEQQAILERLGFSVGSDWLVQAPTWRPDVAGAADLVEEVVRIHGLDKVESVALPRAQGVAKPTATPVQLIDRKLRRAAAGRGLNEAVTWSFLPEWEAEHFATGNGGLWLLDNPISEDMKAMRPSLLPGLLAAAKRNLDRGASGLRLFEIGRAYLRGEGGMSDERHVLAVVLAGEKAPRGWASGKATYFDAFDAKAEAEALLGAAGVAVDKLQVMAPDQAGPGPQFHPGQSATLRLGPKTVLARFGAFHPRTLEAFDVEGPVVGLELFLDAIPARKGAAGFARAAYSPPALQPVARDFAFLVDAALPAGDLLRMVKGADKANIVDARIFDDFRGAGVPEGRKSLAVEITLQPGEKSFTEDEIRAISDRVVAAAAKLGAELRG